A window of the Ostrea edulis chromosome 1, xbOstEdul1.1, whole genome shotgun sequence genome harbors these coding sequences:
- the LOC125646989 gene encoding trafficking regulator of GLUT4 1-like — translation MNTATPYNAGYDQGQTSYQSGPPGYMPHQTTKNYGCTPVHAIRYKPTNWLCPAIFSCLFCFWPVGLAAIYYAVEANQRSDRNDTYGAERSANCARNLTITSVVIGVVTLVVMLALFFTGAFVMNSNVHHPS, via the exons ATGAACACAGCCACTC CTTACAATGCTGGGTATGACCAGGGACAGACAAGTTATCAGTCGGGTCCCCCAGGATACATGCCACAT caaacTACTAAAAACTATGGATGTACACCAGTTCATGCCATTAGATACAAACCCACCAACTGGCTTTGTCCAGCAATATTTTCCTGTCTCTTCTGTTTTTGGCCCGTGGGACTAGCAGCCATCTACTACGCTGTAGAG GCCAACCAGAGAAGCGATAGGAATGATACATATGGTGCTGAGAGGTCTGCAAACTGTGCCAGAAACCTAACGATTACCTCAGTCGTCATCGGAGTTGTCACCTTGGTGGTTATGTTGGCTCTGTTTTTCACTGGCGcttttgtaatgaattcaaacgTTCACCATCCCTCGTAA